A window of the Nisaea acidiphila genome harbors these coding sequences:
- a CDS encoding lysophospholipid acyltransferase family protein, which yields MSVVGALEDLNEEDFLADPGLLGSWERSAEPLEAAGMVAPSRTLLWRRLALYGLLTCSLLPLQVLFVALRSPGASALPLFYHGLCARLLGFRVKTRGRPLTHGPVLYASNHASYFDIVVLGSLLRASFIAKSEVKGWPGFGLLAILQRTVFVERRRGRSKVHANEIGDRLSDGDRLVLFPEGTSNDGNRVLPFKSSMFAATQSKNPEERVEGLRVQPVSITYTRLNGMPMGRGLRPFYAWYGDMDLVPHLLDALALGRVDVEVEFHPPLDPAEFGNRKELAAHCERAVSRGVSRALSGRDEATI from the coding sequence ATGAGCGTCGTGGGGGCGCTTGAGGATCTGAACGAAGAGGATTTCCTCGCGGATCCCGGTTTGCTCGGTTCCTGGGAACGGAGTGCCGAACCGCTTGAGGCGGCCGGCATGGTCGCGCCCTCCCGCACCCTGCTGTGGCGCCGTCTGGCGCTTTACGGATTGCTGACCTGCTCCCTGCTGCCGTTGCAGGTGCTGTTCGTTGCATTGCGCTCGCCGGGCGCATCGGCGCTGCCGCTGTTCTACCACGGGCTCTGCGCCCGGCTGCTCGGTTTCCGGGTGAAGACCCGTGGGCGGCCGCTGACCCACGGGCCTGTGCTCTATGCCAGCAATCACGCCTCCTACTTCGACATCGTCGTGCTTGGCAGCCTGCTCAGGGCGAGCTTCATCGCAAAGAGTGAGGTGAAAGGCTGGCCCGGTTTCGGCCTTCTCGCGATCCTGCAACGCACGGTCTTCGTCGAGCGCCGTCGCGGCCGCTCGAAAGTGCATGCGAACGAGATTGGCGACCGGCTCTCGGACGGCGACCGGCTGGTGCTGTTTCCCGAGGGCACCAGCAACGACGGCAATCGCGTCCTGCCCTTCAAGAGTTCGATGTTCGCCGCGACCCAATCGAAAAATCCGGAAGAGCGGGTCGAGGGGCTGCGGGTGCAGCCGGTTTCGATCACCTATACGCGGTTGAACGGGATGCCGATGGGCCGGGGCCTGCGCCCCTTCTATGCCTGGTACGGCGATATGGATCTGGTCCCGCATCTGTTGGACGCGCTGGCGCTCGGCCGAGTCGACGTCGAGGTCGAGTTTCATCCGCCGCTGGACCCGGCCGAGTTCGGCAACCGCAAGGAACTCGCTGCGCATTGCGAACGCGCGGTCTCCCGTGGCGTCTCGCGCGCGCTTTCCGGCCGCGACGAGGCAACGATCTGA